The Ascaphus truei isolate aAscTru1 chromosome 11, aAscTru1.hap1, whole genome shotgun sequence genome includes a window with the following:
- the LYRM1 gene encoding LYR motif-containing protein 1, with product MTSATRQEVLSLYRKIFRIARKWQSASGRAEEATLEKQYIVEEARTLFQKNKNVTDLQTIAQCIEECRARIGIALHYGIPYPRPIHLPPMGLATSHSKTMRTQEKLRKQAKPVYLKSYDEIS from the exons atgACATCAGCCACACGTCAGGAAGTTTTGAGCCTTTACCGCAAAATATTCAGGATAGCCAGAAAATGGCAGTCTGCGTCGGGACGTGCAGAAGAAGCCACCTTAGAAAAACAGTACATTGTTGAAGAAGCCAGAACATtattccaaaaaaataaaaac GTAACGGACTTGCAAACCATTGCTCAGTGTATAGAGGAATGCAGGGCGAGAATTGGAATTGCATTACATTATGGGATCCCATACCCGAGACCT ATCCATCTACCCCCTATGGGGCTTGCCACATCGCACAGCAAAACGATGCGGACCCAGGAAAAGCTGAGGAAACAAGCCAAGCCTGTCTACTTAAAATCCTACGACGAAATCTCATAG
- the DCUN1D3 gene encoding DCN1-like protein 3 isoform X1, producing the protein MRGGRQTWLGHFRGWHVDVYRTSVETVSDPRGTALKLGRLNMGQCVTKCKNPSSTLGSKNGDRESSKQHKRSSSHKEEHTSVCGKASGDIVVNGTKKADAVVEPSLPQAPSGDTKKKEPGMGAEVSSLQRIEELFRRYKDEREEAILEEGMERFCNDLCVDPTEFRVLVLAWKFQAATMCKFTRREFFDGCKSISADSIEGICDRFPCLLNEAKQEDKFKDLYRFTFQFGLDSEEGQRSLHRDIAIALWRLVFTQNKPFILDHWLDFLIENPSGIKGISRDTWNMFLNFTQAIGPELSNYSEDEAWPSLFDTFVEWEMERRRKEEEETKCIPSLGTDDRGIDEQT; encoded by the exons ATGCGGGGGGGACGGCAGACATG GTTAGGTCACTTCCGTGGATGGCATGTTGACGTCTATCGAACATCGGTTGAAACGGTGTCTGATCCAAGGGGGACTGCTCTAAAGTTGGGCAGACTCAACATGGGCCAGTGTGTCACAAAGTGCAAGAATCCTTCATCCACACTAGGAAGCAAAAATGGTGACCGGGAATCTAGCAAACAGCATAAGAGAAGCTCAAGCCACAAAGAGGAACACACGTCCGTCTGCGGAAAGGCCTCTGGGGACATAGTGGTCAACGGAACAAAGAAAGCAGACGCCGTGGTAGAACCAAGTCTGCCTCAGGCACCTTCTGGTGACACAAAGAAAAAGGAACCTGGCATGGGGGCCGAGGTGTCCTCTTTGCAGCGAATTGAGGAATTATTTAGGCGATATAAGGATGAACGAGAGGAAGCGATATTGGAAGAAGGCATGGAACGGTTTTGTAATGATCTCTGTGTGGATCCAACAGAATTTAGAGTGCTAGTTTTGGCGTGGAAATTTCAGGCTGCCACTATGTGCAAGTTCACAAG GAGGGAATTTTTCGACGGCTGCAAATCAATAAGCGCTGACAGCATCGAAGGAATTTGCGACAGATTCCCATGCCTGTTAAACGAAGCCAAACAGGAGGATAAATTTAAGGATCTCTACCGCTTCACCTTTCAGTTTGGCCTGGACTCCGAAGAAGGACAGCGGTCACTTCACCGGGATATCGCCATCGCCCTGTGGAGGTTGGTGTTCACCCAAAACAAACCCTTCATTTTGGACCATTGGTTAGACTTTCTAATCGAGAACCCCTCAGGAATAAAGGGAATCTCCCGCGACACGTGGAACATGTTCCTAAACTTTACTCAGGCGATTGGACCAGAGCTCAGCAACTACAGCGAGGACGAGGCCTGGCCGAGTCTCTTCGATACCTTTGTGGAATGGGAAATGGAACGAAGGagaaaggaagaagaagaaaccAAATGTATTCCATCTTTGGGCACAGACGATCGGGGTATAGACGAGCAGACTTAG
- the DCUN1D3 gene encoding DCN1-like protein 3 isoform X2, giving the protein MGQCVTKCKNPSSTLGSKNGDRESSKQHKRSSSHKEEHTSVCGKASGDIVVNGTKKADAVVEPSLPQAPSGDTKKKEPGMGAEVSSLQRIEELFRRYKDEREEAILEEGMERFCNDLCVDPTEFRVLVLAWKFQAATMCKFTRREFFDGCKSISADSIEGICDRFPCLLNEAKQEDKFKDLYRFTFQFGLDSEEGQRSLHRDIAIALWRLVFTQNKPFILDHWLDFLIENPSGIKGISRDTWNMFLNFTQAIGPELSNYSEDEAWPSLFDTFVEWEMERRRKEEEETKCIPSLGTDDRGIDEQT; this is encoded by the exons ATGGGCCAGTGTGTCACAAAGTGCAAGAATCCTTCATCCACACTAGGAAGCAAAAATGGTGACCGGGAATCTAGCAAACAGCATAAGAGAAGCTCAAGCCACAAAGAGGAACACACGTCCGTCTGCGGAAAGGCCTCTGGGGACATAGTGGTCAACGGAACAAAGAAAGCAGACGCCGTGGTAGAACCAAGTCTGCCTCAGGCACCTTCTGGTGACACAAAGAAAAAGGAACCTGGCATGGGGGCCGAGGTGTCCTCTTTGCAGCGAATTGAGGAATTATTTAGGCGATATAAGGATGAACGAGAGGAAGCGATATTGGAAGAAGGCATGGAACGGTTTTGTAATGATCTCTGTGTGGATCCAACAGAATTTAGAGTGCTAGTTTTGGCGTGGAAATTTCAGGCTGCCACTATGTGCAAGTTCACAAG GAGGGAATTTTTCGACGGCTGCAAATCAATAAGCGCTGACAGCATCGAAGGAATTTGCGACAGATTCCCATGCCTGTTAAACGAAGCCAAACAGGAGGATAAATTTAAGGATCTCTACCGCTTCACCTTTCAGTTTGGCCTGGACTCCGAAGAAGGACAGCGGTCACTTCACCGGGATATCGCCATCGCCCTGTGGAGGTTGGTGTTCACCCAAAACAAACCCTTCATTTTGGACCATTGGTTAGACTTTCTAATCGAGAACCCCTCAGGAATAAAGGGAATCTCCCGCGACACGTGGAACATGTTCCTAAACTTTACTCAGGCGATTGGACCAGAGCTCAGCAACTACAGCGAGGACGAGGCCTGGCCGAGTCTCTTCGATACCTTTGTGGAATGGGAAATGGAACGAAGGagaaaggaagaagaagaaaccAAATGTATTCCATCTTTGGGCACAGACGATCGGGGTATAGACGAGCAGACTTAG